A region of the Drosophila subobscura isolate 14011-0131.10 chromosome J, UCBerk_Dsub_1.0, whole genome shotgun sequence genome:
GCTGCGTTGAAGACTGAGTTCAGAATGCAACTGGAACCGAGCTTTTATACCCTGAAGACCGCCAAAGAGGCTGGAGTTGGACTGaagcatttaaatatgtaaataaaataggGAAATACAATTTCCCGCAGCACCTTCATTGGACCCATAACTGTTCTCGCATCGAAAGGGAAATGGAGGGAAAATGCTATCAACATACATCGATTCTGACATTTAtgataatttatgcaacaagATAAACATGGAGCATCATTAGCTGGCAGACCAAACCGCATTTTGGACACACAAACTGGGTCAGCGGGGTTCCAGTGCTCAGATACAACCATCTAGAATTGCATCAAATGTCAATCAACTcgtaaaatttgtttaaatcaaaatcatttaTGTGGGCTGGCGGCTTGGGTGTCACATTAAACCGAAACTCTTCAGTCAAtgggattttcttttttcgacTTCAACACGTTCAAGAAAACATTCCAACAAGCGCCGTTATAGTTTTTAACAGAAATTAGCATAAGTCAcccaaacaaataacaaatgtTCATTCTGGCTCGTGGTTCTCCTCGCTGTCTGTTACAGTTCCGACATATCGGACTGGACAAAGGCCCCTGAGAATACACGCGTCATTAGTGGCACTCCACACATGAGTGTTGACTTCCAGGGAGCGCCATGCGACGGCCAGCCCGGCCCCTCGAGAGCGCTTTGATAAGAGCCGTTGGGGCACAGCTAAAGACATTGGGCAGGTGGGCCCTTAGAAACGATCAGCGTAGACAAAGGATAGGTCCCATCCAATCATTGCTAGAGTATAACCCACTCTGCAGAGATTAAACCacagactaaaaactaaacctAAAAGCTGTGCCCAAAACAACACAATAATTAAcgcaaaaaaaggcaaacccAAACCTTTATCAACTACGCTGTCATGGAATAATCCCAAAAGTACTCGAACTTGAACCGCTATTGTTGCCTCCCCGcaaattccacaaaaagacaaaaaatgctcaacaaaaataagaagaGATTGGCACTTGGAGCCCTCTAATAAATTGACAGATAAGCTTAATGGCTAATGGCAAAAgaattggcaaacatttgagGGTCAATGATTAGGAAACGATCTTGTTGGAGAATGCAGCGGCcggctttttgtttggctttttctttcattttgaatttattttattatttattagatTATCGACTAACGCTAATCAGCACATTTTTTCTTCTGCATCGTACATAAACTTAATTGGCGCAAACAAAGTTCGAGtcacacactttttgtttgcaattgcATAGATTTGATAAGTTTTCTAGGCATAGAatttacaaataataatatataccTATTGCATGGGTATATCTACGGCATAGACATGGGGCATTGTATGTGAGCAAAGAGCGTAAGGTTTTTGGAATCGTAAGACATTAAGTTGGAGGGTTTTTCTGTGTTAAAACAATTCGTGGAGCAAGAAATACTTGGAGCTTAAAGTGCAGCGAGTTTAAGAAGATTTATAAAGTAtttttgagaacaaattagTTAATCAAGAAAAGACTTCGAAACGTTTATAAGTAATACAAATATTCGTAGAGCAACAAATAGTTTGAATTGTAAGAGAATTTAAGACAATTTCGAAAGTATTTTTGTAGCACAAATTAGTTGAtccaaaaaagaaatttaaacatgtataaattgattaaattatcGCAttgaacaaatcaaaaataagcAAGACAAAATGTATTCCATCTTTTTTATagaataattattaaatgcaTCTAACTAAACGCTCAATTTAGAACCACAAGTTCtttttctataattatttaaCTCACGATtacgaaacgcactgtactaGCTCTGTCCTCTTACTCCGTGCCATGCCTATGCATAgataaattgaatatttaatcttTGGTGCGAATACATGGGACTGGCATTCATTTTCACACCAACACGAGAAGTTATCTCTGAGAAACGAAACAGTAATAAACAGGGGggaaagaaaacacacaaacacacagagaaaatatTGTTAACTAAAGCTCTACTAGATAAATACAATAGTAGACGACGTGTTTCCgatctgtgtgtgggggcggTGTTCAACTGATCTTCCTTCTAGTCTATTTTCACATTGGAATAAATTTTGCGCACAAACAGATTTGTGCCCACATAGCCGACGGTGCCACAAATGATGCCCAAAGCGCCACTAAACAGCGCCATGTAGCCAAAGTAAAAGGCCGTTTGGAACAGGCCAAACattctgtaaataaaaaaaagggtTTAGTTAGTATTTCCCATGCATAATGTAGCCAAAGCTTAGACTCACTTGGTTTTAAAGAAGAAATAGTAAAAGGAGTAGGCATAAACGTAAATGGAGGTGGAACCCGCTGCCATGAAACTCGTCCACTGCCATCGGTAGTCCTCCGCATTGAGCAGAAAGTATGTGCACACAATTGTCACACAGACAGTAACAATTGTCAGGATGGTGAACACCAGCAGCATAAACCCATAGACATAGTAGATTTTGTATGCCCAAAACGAGGTAAAGATGAAGTACCTGCAAAGCGgaaacaaatataaaagatTAGCGGATCTCCCCGCAATATTCTAAACGTTTTCCGCTTACATCTCAATAAATATGGAGCCAAAGGGCAGCACTCCACCGAGCAGCACAATGATCAGCGGCTCCATGTACCACTTCTTCTCGGGTATGGGTCGCGGCACAGCATTCACGCGACAGGGGAAATCCGGCTGGCCATCCAAATTGCGACCCACCACAGTGCCCACGAGGGTCAGTGGCAGAATAACAAACAGGCAAATGCACGTGACAGCCACCATGGTGCCAAAGGGTATGGCCCGCGAGGCGTGATAGCCAATGGCAATGAAATTGATGAGGAAGGCCGTGCCGCAAACAGCCACAGGCACTGTGAAGGCAGAGACCAGCATCTGTCTGATCCAAAGGCGTCCACCCAGGCGGGCATACAGTGAACCACCAAAGTAACCATTGATGGGCGAGGTGGCGGCATACACAAATATCGCGGTGGACAGCATGGAGCCGCGTTCCGTATACAGTTCGCCGACAATGGCAAACATAATGacacaaaatacaacagaGATGAGCTGATAGCCAGCTCCAACCAAAGCGGAGAAGAGCAGCGTGTGGGGTGGGGAGCGGAAGACATCGCCATGGACCTGCTTCCAGCCATACTCATCGCCCAGATCGCGCTCCATATCGTCCACCTCCTCATCCTTGCTGTAGCGGGCATAATCCTTGCGCAGGGTGCGCATCAGAATCATGGACACGAGGCCCACCAGGAAGATGACCATCATGAAGCTGTTGAAGATGCTGAACCAATGGATCTGCAAGAAAAGGAAGCATAAAACACTCAGCAGCTGCATGGATGATGTCATGTTTATCGCTCACTCTGTGCTGGAAGAAGTTTGGATCGAGATACTTGTCGAAGCGATTCTTGAACTCCACCTTGGTGGGCTTCCAGTTCACCTCGTACGAGAAATTGATCTGTGACCCTGGCTTCAGTTCTTCTCGCCCGTCTGTGGTCAGTGTAATGTCCACAATCTGCTGGCCATTGTAGCCAATGTCGAAGCGTTTGTGCGTGAAGATGTAGTACTTGCCATCGCGCTCGTCACGCTCGCCCACCTTGCCCCAAATGGGCAGGCCATCGATATACATCTGGTACCAGTACTCATTCATCACCGCATAGGTGAAGGCCTTGACGCTCTCGTCTGCCAGCGTCACCATGCAAATGGTCGAACGCTGCACATCCGTCTTGAAGTCCATCTCGTAGCCACTGAACTCCAGCTCCACGCCTTGCAGCGCCTCGCTCAGCGTTTCGTGGTAGTGCGAGATGGACGACTTGCCACCGCTGCAGAAGGGCAGCGAAAAGTAGGCATATGTCTCCTGTCGATTGTGGTACGGCCCCACTGTGTTCATCCACAGGACCACCTCCTCTCTGTCATTGTACTGGAAGGGAAGTGGGAAACGGATTGTAGGATGCAGAATGCATTTTGGTCAGCGC
Encoded here:
- the LOC117895460 gene encoding transmembrane 9 superfamily member 3 produces the protein MGTVAQQQQQLRFRAICLCLLVVGSCYVSQSQADEHNHKYNDREEVVLWMNTVGPYHNRQETYAYFSLPFCSGGKSSISHYHETLSEALQGVELEFSGYEMDFKTDVQRSTICMVTLADESVKAFTYAVMNEYWYQMYIDGLPIWGKVGERDERDGKYYIFTHKRFDIGYNGQQIVDITLTTDGREELKPGSQINFSYEVNWKPTKVEFKNRFDKYLDPNFFQHRIHWFSIFNSFMMVIFLVGLVSMILMRTLRKDYARYSKDEEVDDMERDLGDEYGWKQVHGDVFRSPPHTLLFSALVGAGYQLISVVFCVIMFAIVGELYTERGSMLSTAIFVYAATSPINGYFGGSLYARLGGRLWIRQMLVSAFTVPVAVCGTAFLINFIAIGYHASRAIPFGTMVAVTCICLFVILPLTLVGTVVGRNLDGQPDFPCRVNAVPRPIPEKKWYMEPLIIVLLGGVLPFGSIFIEMYFIFTSFWAYKIYYVYGFMLLVFTILTIVTVCVTIVCTYFLLNAEDYRWQWTSFMAAGSTSIYVYAYSFYYFFFKTKMFGLFQTAFYFGYMALFSGALGIICGTVGYVGTNLFVRKIYSNVKID